GGAACTCAGGATATCTTACCAGGAAATTCTGAAAAGTGGCAGTATGTAGAGCATAAACTTATCGACCTTTGCCGTCGTTTTAACTATAGAGAAATTCGTACACCTATTTTTGAACATACAGAATTGTTTCAGCGCGGGGTAGGAGACAGCACGGATATTGTGCAGAAAGAGATGTATACATTTGAAGACCGCGGGGGTAGAAGCATTACCCTAAGGCCAGAAGGGACAGCATCAACCGTCCGTGCTTTTGTACAAAATAAATTATTCGGCCTGCCGAACCAGCCGACAAAGCTTTTTTATATTGGCCCTATGTTTCGCTACGAGCGGCCGCAGCAAGGAAGGCTTAGACAATTTGTACAATTTGGAATCGAGGCTTTAGGCAGTGATGATCCGGCGATAGACGCTGAAGTAATGGCATTAGCTATGGATGCCTATAGAGAACTAGGCTTAACTTCTTTAACTTTAGTGATTAACAGTCTCGGTGATAAAGAAAGCCGTGAGAAACATAAGGAGGCGCTTATCTCCCACTTTGCCTCTCACAGGGAAGAGCTGTGCTCGGACTGTCAGGTTCGTTTGGATCAGAACCCTCTTCGTGTACTGGATTGTAAGAAAGATAAAGATCACCCGGCTATGGGAAATGCTCCGTCTATCCTGGAGTATTTAAATGAAGAGTCATTAGTGTACTTTGAAAAAGTGAAATCCTTTCTTGATCTGATGGAAGTTGACTATATTGTAGATCCTAATCTCGTCCGCGGGCTTGATTATTATAACCATACGGCCTTTGAAATTATGAGTAATGCTGAAGGTTTCGGCGCCATTACTACTCTAAGTGGAGGCGGACGATACAACGGTCTTGTTGAAGAGATTGGAGGGCCGCAGACGAACGGCATCGGATTTGCCATGAGTATTGAACGTCTGCTTATGGCTCTAGAAGCAGAGAAAGTTGAGCTTCCTATCGAAGAAAGTCTTGACTGTTATGTTGTTGCTATGGGAGATAAAGCAGAGCACGAAGCTGTGCGTTTAACTTATCAGCTTAGACAATCTGGTGTGCAGGTGGAAAAAGATTATCAGCAGCGCAAAATGAAAGGGCAGTTTAAATCAGCAGATCGCTTAAATGCAAAGTATGTCATTGTGATCGGGGAAAACGAACTGGAAAACAATGCAGCAAATGTTAAAGATATGGACAGCGGTGAACAGAAAGAAATCAAACTAGAAGAAATCACCAACTATTTAAGAGAGCAACTGGCAGGAGGGAAATCATAAATGGAACGCACACATTGTGGTACATTACGAACGGAAAATAAAGAAAGCACGGTTACATTAAAAGGCTGGGTCCAGAAACGCCGAGACCTCGGAGGGTTGATTTTCATAGATTTAAGGGACCGCTCCGGGCTTGTACAGGTTGTTTTTAATCCTGAAACATCTAAAGAAGCTTTAGAGACGGCTGAAAATATTCGCAGCGAATATGTCATTGCAGTTACAGGAAAAGTCGTATTACGTGATGAGAACACCGTCAATCCAAGTATAAAAACGGGAGAGATCGAAGTACTCGCTTCAGAAGTCTCTGTATTAAATAAGGCGAAGACACCTCCGTTTATGATTGAAGATGAATCAGAAGTTGCTGAAGATACTCGTTTAAAATATCGTTACCTTGATTTACGGCGCAAGGAAATGCAGGAAACATTTATGCTGCGCCACCAGACGACTCAGGCGATCCGCCAGTTTCTAAATGATGAAGGCTATCTGGAAATGGAGACGCCTATGCTGACGAAGAGTACTCCTGAAGGTGCCCGTGACTATTTAGTGCCGAGCCGGGTACATGAAGGAGAGTTTTACGCTCTGCCTCAGTCTCCTCAGTTATTTAAACAGATGCTGATGATGTCAGGGTTTGAAAAGTATTATCAAATTGCCAGATGTTTTCGTGACGAAGACCTAAGGGCCGACCGCCAGCCTGAATTTACCCAGGTGGACATCGAGACTTCCTTTATGTCGAAAGAGGACATCATGGCGATGACAGAACGCATGATGGCTCAAGTTATGAAGGAAGTAAAGGGAGTAGAAGTTCAAACTCCATTTGAACGAATGAGCTATGACGAAGCGATGGAACGCTATGGTTCCGATAAGCCTGACACCCGCTTTGGACTTGAACTGGTAAACTTGTCTGAAATGATGATAGACAGCGGGTTTAAAGTCTTCAGCAGTGCTGTTGCTTCTGGCGGAAAAGTCAGCGCCATTAATGTCAAAGGCAAAGCGGATGACTTCTCCCGTAAGGATATTGATAAACTTACCGACGACGTCAAAGTCTATGGAGCGAAGGGCCTAGCGTGGATGAAAGTGAAAGAAGGAAAGCTGAACGGTCCGATCTCGAAATTCTTTGAAGAAGAGGAAGCAGCCGAACTTCTTAAAGCCATGAACGCAAAAGACGGAGACTTATTACTGTTTGTAGCTGATAAACCATCTGTCGTATATGACAGTTTAGGTGCTTTACGCCTGAAGCTTGGAAAATCCCTTGGACTGATTGACGAAACTAAATATAACTTCTTATGGGTTGTAGACTGGCCGCTGTTTGAGTATGATGAAGAGCTTAACCGCTACTTTGCTGCACACCATCCGTTTACAATGCCTGAAAATGGGGACGTCAGCCGAATTGTTGAGGATCCGGCTCATGCAAAAGCTGAGGCTTATGACATTGTGTTAAATGGATATGAACTTGGCGGAGGCTCGCTGCGTATCCATCAAAAAGAAACTCAGGAGCGCATGTTTGAAGCATTAGGTTTTACACAAGAAGAAGCCGAAGAACAATTTGGTTTTCTTCTTGAAGCCCTGGAATACGGAACACCTCCACACGGGGGAATTGCTTTAGGGTTTGACCGTTTTATCATGCTGCTGGCCGGAAGAAATAATTTAAGAGATACGATTCTCTTCCCGAAAACAGCATCCGCTCAAGATCCTTTAACAGAAGCTCCTGGCCCTGTCAGTGACGCTCAATTAGAGGAGCTTCACCTAAGAGTGGCAGCTAAAAAACAGGACTGAAGACTCACTCATAAAGCGTAGTTCTTTCCTTGATTACAATAATTTTTTGTGCTATGATTTGAATACAATAAATAACCAATCCTGATGTGTACGTTGTTCGAATGTACGTTTTGACCGAACATTTTTGAAACGGGAGCCTGACGTCTTCACATGGAATGCATGCCTCTTTATTTCATTTAGAGGACGCAAGAAGTGTGAAGCAGGGCACCCACCTGCCTGGAGCGGGTTCAAAACTCATGATGCGACGGCACAATTGGGATTGGTTTTTGTATGTCTAAAAAAAGCGCCCGTTCCTTATGAACGGGCGCTTTTTTCTTTATTTGGCTAAATGCTCCAAGTGATTTGGCTCCATGCCGAACAGCGGATGGCTTTTAAATTCCTGGTCATCAAACATTGTCATTTTACGTGCTCGATCCATAAGAGAGATAAAAGCTTGATAATCTTCTTTTAAGGACTGGAGCTGAGACTGCAGTTTTTGATTAACAGCCTTGAGTTCATGGTTTTCTTCTTCTAATTCTTGTACTCTTTCATCTAAATTCGGCTGGCTGCTGGAAGCAGCCTGTAAGTTTTCTAAAAAAGTAATTACTTGAGGTAAGTCGATCGGCGCAGAAGGTTTTTCTTCTACACGTTCGTTTTTCTTTTTATAAACAGGAGCAGCTTCTTCTTTAGGAGCGGATGAGGAAATGACGGCCGGCTGCTGAAAGGCGGCTTCTTTTCTTTTTTTCTCCTTCCGCTGCTTTTTCGCTAAATCCACAGCCTGCTCGTATTTCTGCCTGATTTCTGCATTCCACCTAAAGCCGCAGGCGGCTGATGTGCGATTGAGTACATCTCCGACTTCATCGAAGGCTTTCAGCTGGGTGCTTCCTTCTCGAATATGTCTGAGTACAGTTTCTGCTAATAATAAATCATCTTCATGAGACCAAGCATCTTGTCTTACTTTTGGCATAATAACCCTCCAGTTAAACTATGAGAACAATAGTTTCTCAGATTTTGCTACTAGTTTGACCCAAGGGAGAATAATTTATACTTCTTTATGATTTTTGTTTATTAATATTTTCATACACTTGTTTCAAAGCCTGCTCAAATTTGCCCGTGGATTTAGGTTCATAGTACTTTTTACTCTTTATAGGATCCGGCAGGTACTGTTGGTCCACCCAGGCGTTCGGAAAATTATGAGGGTATTTATATTCAAGCCCTCTGCCTAGTTTGGCCGCCCCTTTATAATGGGAGTCTTTCAAATGGGCAGGAACGTCACCGCTGTTTCCTTTGCGGATATCAGCCAGGGCTGCGTCTAAAGCTTTATATGAGCTGTTTGATTTTGGGGAAAGCGCAAGCTCCGTCACTGCGGAAGCAAGCGGAATCCTTGCTTCAGGAAATCCAAGCCTTTCAGCTGCTTCTACGGCAGCCAGTGCTCTTGGTCCTGCCTGTGGATTAGCGAGTCCAATATCTTCATAGGCAATGACAACGAGGCGTCGGGCGATACTGTCTAAATCTCCGGCTTCTATCAATCTTGCCAGATAATGAAGCGAGGCATTGACATCACTTCCTCGAATTGATTTTTGGAAAGCAGAGAGCACATCATAATGGGCATCGCCATTTTTATCATGAGAAAAGCTTTTCTTCTGCATGCATTCCTCTGCAATCGCCAGATCTATAAAAATTCCACCGTCTTTATCCTCAGGTGTCGAGAAGGCGGCGAGCTCGAGTCCATTTAACGCAGACCTCATATCTCCGCCTGCACTTTCGGCAAAATGGTTAAGGGCTTCATCTGTAAGCTGGATCTTTAAATCTCCGAGCCCATCCTTTCCATTCGTTAACGCCCGTTCTATCGCTTCTTTAATATCGTCAGGCTCAAGTCTATACAGTTCAAAAAGATGACAGCGGCTGCGAATCGCGGGATTTATAGAATGATAAGGGTTGCTCGTGGTACATCCGATTAAAGTAAGCCGGTTGCTCTCAAGATGCGGCAGAAGAAAATCCTGTTTTCCTTTGTCCAGCCGGTGCACCTCATCAAGGATTAACACCATTTGGCCGTGCATCTTAGCCTCTTCTACAACAATTTCCATATCTTTCTTTTTATCTGTAACTGC
This window of the Halobacillus sp. Marseille-Q1614 genome carries:
- a CDS encoding RsfA family transcriptional regulator, yielding MPKVRQDAWSHEDDLLLAETVLRHIREGSTQLKAFDEVGDVLNRTSAACGFRWNAEIRQKYEQAVDLAKKQRKEKKRKEAAFQQPAVISSSAPKEEAAPVYKKKNERVEEKPSAPIDLPQVITFLENLQAASSSQPNLDERVQELEEENHELKAVNQKLQSQLQSLKEDYQAFISLMDRARKMTMFDDQEFKSHPLFGMEPNHLEHLAK
- a CDS encoding replication-associated recombination protein A, encoding MSIQPLAFRMRPSSIQDIIGQKHLVSEGKTLDRMVKAQRLASMILFGPPGTGKTSMATALAKSLRLPYKTLNAVTDKKKDMEIVVEEAKMHGQMVLILDEVHRLDKGKQDFLLPHLESNRLTLIGCTTSNPYHSINPAIRSRCHLFELYRLEPDDIKEAIERALTNGKDGLGDLKIQLTDEALNHFAESAGGDMRSALNGLELAAFSTPEDKDGGIFIDLAIAEECMQKKSFSHDKNGDAHYDVLSAFQKSIRGSDVNASLHYLARLIEAGDLDSIARRLVVIAYEDIGLANPQAGPRALAAVEAAERLGFPEARIPLASAVTELALSPKSNSSYKALDAALADIRKGNSGDVPAHLKDSHYKGAAKLGRGLEYKYPHNFPNAWVDQQYLPDPIKSKKYYEPKSTGKFEQALKQVYENINKQKS
- the hisS gene encoding histidine--tRNA ligase; protein product: MRAPRGTQDILPGNSEKWQYVEHKLIDLCRRFNYREIRTPIFEHTELFQRGVGDSTDIVQKEMYTFEDRGGRSITLRPEGTASTVRAFVQNKLFGLPNQPTKLFYIGPMFRYERPQQGRLRQFVQFGIEALGSDDPAIDAEVMALAMDAYRELGLTSLTLVINSLGDKESREKHKEALISHFASHREELCSDCQVRLDQNPLRVLDCKKDKDHPAMGNAPSILEYLNEESLVYFEKVKSFLDLMEVDYIVDPNLVRGLDYYNHTAFEIMSNAEGFGAITTLSGGGRYNGLVEEIGGPQTNGIGFAMSIERLLMALEAEKVELPIEESLDCYVVAMGDKAEHEAVRLTYQLRQSGVQVEKDYQQRKMKGQFKSADRLNAKYVIVIGENELENNAANVKDMDSGEQKEIKLEEITNYLREQLAGGKS
- the aspS gene encoding aspartate--tRNA ligase — its product is MERTHCGTLRTENKESTVTLKGWVQKRRDLGGLIFIDLRDRSGLVQVVFNPETSKEALETAENIRSEYVIAVTGKVVLRDENTVNPSIKTGEIEVLASEVSVLNKAKTPPFMIEDESEVAEDTRLKYRYLDLRRKEMQETFMLRHQTTQAIRQFLNDEGYLEMETPMLTKSTPEGARDYLVPSRVHEGEFYALPQSPQLFKQMLMMSGFEKYYQIARCFRDEDLRADRQPEFTQVDIETSFMSKEDIMAMTERMMAQVMKEVKGVEVQTPFERMSYDEAMERYGSDKPDTRFGLELVNLSEMMIDSGFKVFSSAVASGGKVSAINVKGKADDFSRKDIDKLTDDVKVYGAKGLAWMKVKEGKLNGPISKFFEEEEAAELLKAMNAKDGDLLLFVADKPSVVYDSLGALRLKLGKSLGLIDETKYNFLWVVDWPLFEYDEELNRYFAAHHPFTMPENGDVSRIVEDPAHAKAEAYDIVLNGYELGGGSLRIHQKETQERMFEALGFTQEEAEEQFGFLLEALEYGTPPHGGIALGFDRFIMLLAGRNNLRDTILFPKTASAQDPLTEAPGPVSDAQLEELHLRVAAKKQD